A window of Macrococcus sp. 19Msa1099 genomic DNA:
AGAAGACAGGTCTTTACGACGAAGTAATGGAAAAGCTATCAGACTTTGAAGTATTTGAACTCGCTGGAATCGAACCGAATCCACGTGTTGAAACGGTACGCAAAGGTGTAGAAATTGTGAAAGCGCATGATATCGACTTTATCGTAGCAGTAGGTGGTGGATCTGTCATCGACGGTACGAAATTGATTGCAGCTGCAAGTAAATATGATGGTGATGCATGGGATATCGTTACACGTAAAGCACAAGTAAATGATGCTGTACCATTTGGCACGGTATTAACTTTATCGGCAACAGGTTCTGAAATGAACTCAGGCAGTGTTATTACAAACTGGGAGACGAATGAGAAGTTAGGATGGGGTTCGCCACTTGTTTTTCCTAAGTTCAGTCTGTTAAATCCAGAAGTGCTATACACATTACCAGAACATCAGACGGTAAACGGTATTATTGATAGCATGAGTCACCTATTAGAACAGTACTTTAACGAAGCGGATAATACAGAAGTACAAGACCAAATGATCAGTGGCGTACTGAAGACTGTGATGAAGACTGGACCAATTGCAGTGAAAGACCCTAAAAATTACGAAGCACGTGAGACATTGATGCTATCATCAACAGTTGCATTAAACGGTTTCCTGCGTCTAGGTTACGTTGGTGACTGGGCAACGCATAACTTAGAACATGCAGTAAGTGCCGTCTATGATATTGCACACGGTGCAGGTCTTGCGATATTATTCCCTGAATGGATGCGCTATGTAAGTAAGCAGTCTCCAGCACGTTTTGTGAAGTTTGCTGAAGATGTATTCAATGTAGAGGCATCTTTATCAGATGAAGACAAGATCAATTATGCGATTGATGAACTTCAGAACTTCTGGACAAGTCTAGGAGCGAAGCAGAAGTTATCTGATTACGGAGTGAACGCTGAAGATTTAGAAGCATTTGCAGATAAAACTTTAATCTATGGCCCATTCGGTAACTTCTATAAGTTACAACGTGAAGATATACTGGCAATCTATAAAGCAGCGTTATAAATCAGTACGCAAATAAAAAGCAGCGGATTCCGCTGCTTTTTTACATACATTGTTCTGCTTTTGCAATTTGTTTCATCACGCTTTTTGTACTTGTACCATTGTCATTGATTCTTCTATTTACTGCATGTTCGGGGTTGAGCTTCGTATATATATCGTTCGTAATATCTTTATTAACCGTTTGATAATGGCCTAATGGAATATCTTTTAGCAGGATATTGTTATCAATTGCGTAAAGTACGAGTTGTCCTGTTATTTCATGTGCGTCTCTAAAAGGGAGGCCGAGCGTCACGAGATAGTCTGCAAGTTCCGTCGCATTTGAGAAATCATTTTGTGTGATATCTGTTAGATGTGCCGCATTGACTTCCATCGTATCTATCATGCCAGTGAATATTTGAACAGACTGCAATGCTGTATCGATACTATCGAAGAATCCTTTCTTGTCTTCTTGCAAGTCTTTATTATATGCAAGTGGTAAACCTTTAATCGTCATCAGCAGTCCCATATAGTTACCTGCCACTGTTCCGGATTTACCTCGTATGAGTTCGGCCATATCTGGATTCTTCTTCTGCGGCATAATGGATGAACCTGTAGTATAGGCATCACTTAAAGTTACAAATTTAAATTCTTCGCTGCACCAAAGAATAATCTCTTCAGAGAAACGAGACAGATGCATCATAAGAAGATTAATATTATGCATTATATCGAGTACATAGTCTCTGTCGCTTACTGCATCGATGCTGTTTGCATAGACATCATCAAATTCGAGCAGTGAAGCTGTATACTGCTGGTCAATGGGAAAGGTCGTTCCTGCGAGTGCTCCTGAACCGAGTGGTGATATATTGATGCGTTTTAAGCCTTCACTGAATCTTGCTTTATCACGTTCCAGCATCCAGAAATATGTCATAATATGATGGCTGAAAAGAATCGGCTGTGCACGCTGAAGATGGGTATATCCCGGCATAATTACTGTATGGTACTGCTTGCTTAAATCGATTATGACGTGTTGTAATGC
This region includes:
- the argH gene encoding argininosuccinate lyase translates to MSKALWGGRFKESMSEQVADFNQSIEVDARLFYQDIKGSIAHVTMLEKTYIITSDEANQIINGLQDIREDYEAGNVTFKKELEDIHLNIEKLLIEKIGPVGGKMHTARSRNDQVATDMHLYAKEMTEAIITSIKALQHVIIDLSKQYHTVIMPGYTHLQRAQPILFSHHIMTYFWMLERDKARFSEGLKRINISPLGSGALAGTTFPIDQQYTASLLEFDDVYANSIDAVSDRDYVLDIMHNINLLMMHLSRFSEEIILWCSEEFKFVTLSDAYTTGSSIMPQKKNPDMAELIRGKSGTVAGNYMGLLMTIKGLPLAYNKDLQEDKKGFFDSIDTALQSVQIFTGMIDTMEVNAAHLTDITQNDFSNATELADYLVTLGLPFRDAHEITGQLVLYAIDNNILLKDIPLGHYQTVNKDITNDIYTKLNPEHAVNRRINDNGTSTKSVMKQIAKAEQCM
- a CDS encoding iron-containing alcohol dehydrogenase, with product MNQFTFYNPVKLVFGKESLEQLNDMVKAYSNGNKVLLTYGGGSIKKTGLYDEVMEKLSDFEVFELAGIEPNPRVETVRKGVEIVKAHDIDFIVAVGGGSVIDGTKLIAAASKYDGDAWDIVTRKAQVNDAVPFGTVLTLSATGSEMNSGSVITNWETNEKLGWGSPLVFPKFSLLNPEVLYTLPEHQTVNGIIDSMSHLLEQYFNEADNTEVQDQMISGVLKTVMKTGPIAVKDPKNYEARETLMLSSTVALNGFLRLGYVGDWATHNLEHAVSAVYDIAHGAGLAILFPEWMRYVSKQSPARFVKFAEDVFNVEASLSDEDKINYAIDELQNFWTSLGAKQKLSDYGVNAEDLEAFADKTLIYGPFGNFYKLQREDILAIYKAAL